Below is a genomic region from Catenuloplanes atrovinosus.
ACGCTGGTCGCCCGCGCCACCGACGTCACCGGCGCGTCCCAGCCGGTGACGGTGCCGCACAACACGCTGGGATACCTGTTCGGCGCGCAGGTGCGCCACCCGGTCACGGTCGCATGAGGAGGTGCCCGGCCGCCCCCGAGGGCCGGGCACCCGGCAGCCGTGGCCGCCACCGACACAGCTTCGGCGGTACGGACGGCAACGGTCAACGGTTCGGGACGCCGGGACGGATAGAGCGCCTCTGACCTGCTGTGACGCCGCCGGGATGGGACGCTGGGAAGACGAGTGGTGGTCAGCGCACCACGGTCAGTGCGATGTCGTCCTCCGCGCTCCGGCCGTACCGGTCGAGCAGCAGGTCGCAGAGTTGTTCGGCGTCGAGGCCGCCACGGCCGGCGAGCGTGTCGGTGAGGTCGCGCAGCGACTCGTCGAATCCGGCGCCGCGGCGCTCGATCAGGCCGTCGGTGTAGAGCACCACCGCGGCGCCGGGTTCGAGCGTGACCTCGTGGTCCACCCGGACCGGCGCGTACGGCGTGCCGAGCAGGATCTCCGGGGAACGCCGCAGCAGCTCGGCCGCGCCGTCCGGGTGCAGCAGCACGGGCGGCGGGTGGCCCGCGTTCGCCCAGCGGAACGTGCGCCGCCCGGGCCGGTCCTGGACCTGCGCGAGCACCACGGTGGCGAACCGGTCGACGCCGAGCCCGAGCATGGCGTCGTTGAGCGTGGACAGGATGCGCGACGGCGGCCACTCCACGGTGTACGCGATGCCGCGCAGCAGGTTGCGCACCTGCGCCATCACGGCGGCGGCGCTCCGGTCGTGCCCGGTCACGTCGCCGACGGCCAGCGTGATCAGGCCGTCACGGACGACGAACGCGTCGTACCAGTCCCCGCCGATGTGCGCCTGCGCGATCGAGGAGTGGTAGCGGACCGCCACCCGCAGGTGCTCCGGCTGCGCGGCGCGGGTGAGCAGGCTGTCCTGCAGCGCCTCGGACATCGCCCGCTCCACCGACGCCAGCAGCCGTTCCGTCTCCCGGGCCTGGATGCGGTCCAGCGCCTGGGTGAGCGTGCCGCCGATCAGGCGCAGGAAGCCGTGGTAGTTCTCGTCGACCGGCAGGTACGGGCTGAGCCGGGCGGTGAACAGCCCGGCGCCGTCGCCGAGCTCGATCCGCGCGACCGCGCCGTCCGGTCCGGCACCGGCCTGCGGCTCCGGGTCATCGGGGGCGAGCGTGAGCGTGACGTCCGTCAGGTCGTCCGGCACCGAGCGCAGCACCGGCAACGCGCGGTCCAGCAGCGCCGGCCGGTCGTCCACGTCGGCCAGCCGCTCGTTGAGCCGGTAGAGCAGCGCCAGCCGGCGGTTGCCGATCACCTGCGCCGTGGTCTCCGACGCGATGTCGATCACGCCCTCGACCGCACCGTCCGGGCCGGCCACCGCGGAGTAGGAGAACGTGAAGAACGTCTCCTCGGGGTAGCCGTACCGGTCCATCAGCAGCCGCAGGTCACTGACCCAGGTGGCCTGCCGGCCGGTCGCGGCCTGGTCCAACATCGGGCCGACCGTGTCCCAGATCTCCGGGAAGATGTCCCGGGCGGGCGCGCCGAGCGCGGCCGGGTGCTTGTCGCCGATGACCCGCGCGTAGGCCTCGTTGTAGACCAGCACGTACTCCGGGCCCCAGAGCAGCGTGACCGCGAAGCGGGTGCGCAGCGCCATCCGTACCGTCGAGGTCAGCGTCGGGCTCCAGGACGAGACCGGCCCGAGCGGCGTCGCCGCCCAGTCCACGGCGGCATACGCCTCCCGCAGCGTGCCGGCCGACTCGAAAACATCATCCACCAGCAGAATCTAGCCGTCCCATTCCGTCGCGGGACGCACACCGGCGCTCCCCGCGTCCCGGACATCGACGGAATACCATGCCGGTACGTCGTCGATCGGGGGAACCACGGCAATGAGCGAAGCGCTGGAGTTCGGCGTGCTGGGACCGCTGCGGGTCTGGCCGCCCGGCGCCGACGCCACGCTGACCGCGCCACGGCTGCGCGGTCTGCTCACGCTGCTGCTGGTGGAGCCGGACCCGGTGCCGGTCGCGCAGGCCGGGCCGGCGTGCGGCGGGCCGGCCACGCCCGGGCCGGTACACGTGGCGGTACACCGGCTGCGCCGCTGGCTGAGCGCGCACGGCGGCCTCCGGCTCGACCTGACGCCGGCCGGCTACCGGCTGGACGTACCGGCCGAGGCGGTGGACGCGGGCCGGTTCCGGCGACTGGTCGCGGACGGGCGGGCCCGGCGGGACACGGACACGCTCATCGCGGCGCTGGAGCTGTGCCGCGGCCCGGTCGCGGCCGACGCGCCGCAGAGTCTCCGCCAGCGGTACGCCGTGCGCGCGCTGGACCGGATGCGCCGCGAGGTGACCATCGAGGTCGCCACGGCGTGCCTGGCCGGGGGGACGCCGTACCGGGCGCTGCCGCTGGTCGAGCGGATGGCCGAGGCCGCGCCGCTGGACGAGCCGGCCGCGTCGCTGCGCGCGCTCACGCTGGCCGCGTGCGGGTTGCAGGCGGAGGCGCTGGACGTGATCGACCGGACCACCCGGCTGCTCGCGGACGAGCTCGGGGTGGATCCGGGCCGGCACCTGGCGGAGGCGCGCCTGCGCGTCCTCCGCCAGGATCACTCTCAGTTGCCGTTGATCAGCCACATGGCGTAGTCGGGGCTGAACGTGCCGGCCGGGAGGTCGCGAATCCGCCCGCACGTCGCGCCGTCGGAGTCGCCCGGCACCTTCAGCCAGAGCAGCATCTCCGCGCCGGAGGTGTTCAGCCGGGAGGTGACGCCCAGCTTCACGCCGGCCGGGTTGCACCAGTCGTCCTTGTGCCCGTTGCCGTTGCGGCTGGTGTCGATCACGTACGGCTTGGCCGTGGCCAGGTCCGCGTTGATCGCGTTCGCGTAGGCGGTGGACTCCGCGGTGGTCCAGAAGTTGGACGTGTTCACCGCGAAGCCGTGCGCCCGCGCGATCCCGGCCTGGGCCAGCCGGTCGGCCATCACGTCGGCCGCGACCCAGCCGGCGTTGCCCGCGTCGACGTACGTCCAGGCCTGGCCGCCGAACGCGCCGACCGCGTGCGAGACCAGCCCGAACCGTTCGGTGACCTGGGCCGCGGTGAGGCAGTCGAGCTGGGTGACCGCGTCCGGCTCGATCACCACGACGGCCGGCCGGCCCGCGACGCCCGCACCGAATTCGGAGATCCATTGCCGGTACGCGGCCGCGCTGGCCGCGCCGCCGGCGGACTGGCCGTCGCAGTCGCGCTTCGGGATGTTGTACGCGACCAGGATCGGTACCTGCCCGGCCGCGGTGGCGCCGTCGACGTAGGCGTCCACCGCGGTCCGGATGTCGCCGCTCCAGTCGCCGAACCAGCGCGCGCCCGGCTTCGTGGCCAGCGTGTCGCGGATCGCCGGCATGCGCGCGTCCGCCGGGTTGTCCGCGACCCACCGCATCGGGTTGGAGTCCGGGTCGGTGTAGAAGCCGTTCGCGGCCGCGATCTGCGCCGGGGTCCCCGTGCCGGGCGGCGCGTCCCGGACGAAGTCGCCGGCCAGCGGCCGGTCCGCGCTCTGCCCGAACGTGAACCCGGCGACGTCGGCGTTGCCGGACGCGTTCGTGTTCCGCAGGAACCAGCTGTTCTCCGTCCGGAACACGCCCACGGTGTCGTCGCCGTCGCCGTCCCAGTCGCCGACCACGGGCTTGTCGCCGGTGGCGCCGTAGACGAACGAGACCTCCGGCGCGCCGCTCTCCAGCTTCTCGCGCAGCACGAACGTCCGCTGGGACGTGCGGTGGTAGCCGAGGCTGTCCTTGCCGTCGCCGTTCCAGTCGCCGACCAGGATGGTGTCCCCGGTGTCGCCGATCGTGACGCCGATCTGGGTGGCGCCGCTGCCGTGGTCGTTGCGGATTCGCACGTTCCGGTCGCCGGGCCGCCAGGTGGCGAACGTGTCCGTGCCGTTGCCGTCCCAGTCGCCGACCAGCGGCACGTCGGAACTGGACGCGTAGGACGCCTGGAACGTGTGGTCGTAGGCGCCGCCGCCACTGAACGCGTTGCGCAGGTGGACCATCCGGGACGACGGCACCCAGTAGCCGATGCCGTCCACGCCGTCGCCGTCCCAGTCACCGACGAAGCCCACGGCACCGGACGGGACGGTGGCCTGCGCGGTCGCGGTGCCGGTGGTCAGGCTGTCGCGGACGAAGACGGTGGACGCGGACGGGCGGAAGACGCCGATCGTGTCCCTCTTGACCGGGACCGGCTCCGGGCCGGTGCCACCCTTGCCGAGCAGCGCGAACGCGAGCAGGCCGGTGGCGGTGAAGTCGATCGCCGGTTCGTTGCTCATCCACGCCTCGGTCGCGTCCAGGAACCGCGCGCCGTTGCCGGTGAACGCCGCGTACGCGTCGGCGCCGTCCGCCGGGCAGTCGCCCAGCTCGTCCAGGTCGAACGTGTCCTCGCCGTTCGGCCCGTTGACCGCGGCGCCGGTCAGGATCGCGCCGGAGCCGGTGTGGCTGCCCTTGAGGTTGGCGACCTGGTGGTGCGGGCACCGCGGGAAGGTGTCGCCGACGCCGACGATCAGCGACACGCCCCACGGGTTGCCGCCCAGCGCCCAGTTCGCCTGCGACTGGGCGAACGCCGCGTAGGTGCTGGTTCCGCTGACCTCGTCGTACCGGGTGGCCTGGGCGATCAGGCCCAGCGTGTACGAGGTGGAGTCGTAGTTGGTGTACGCCGCGCCGGCCCGGAAGCGGTCGGCCTGCGCGCGGGCTACGGCCTCGTCCAGCCGCGCCGCCTGGTGGTCGAGCAGTTGCTCCGGCGTGACCGCGAGCCCGGTGGACTCCGTCTCGGCGATCTCCTCGGCCAGGTCGGGCAGCGCGATGCCGCCCACGTCGTACAGGTTGAGCGTGCCGCCCCCGTCGTCCATGTACTGGTCGGCCCAGAGCGCGGCCTCGGCCAGCCAGGTGACGGCGCGGCCGTCGCCGAGCGCGCGGGCGGCCCGGGCGAGTTCCGTCGCGCCGTACGCCATGTCGTCCTTCCAGGCCTTCTCCGGGTAGAACGTGTACGGGTACGCCGTGACCAGTTGCGCCGGCACGTTGGTGGTCTGCGCCTTCTGGTAGAGCAGCGCGGCCTTCGCCAGGTCCTGCGCCGCGCGGCCGGGGTCGCTGGTCGCGTGCAGCTGCGCGGAGAGCGCGAACGCCGCGGAGACCCGGCCGGCCAGGTTCGGGCTGATCCGCGCGCCGGGCGCGTTGGCGCGCAGGACCGGGCGGTAGCGCAGGTAGTACCCGTCCTTGCCGGGCTCGGCCCGGATCGCGTCGTCCGCCTCGGGCAGCCGCCACACGTCGTGGTCGCCGTCGAACGTGTCGTTGCCGCCGCCCAGGCCGACCTGGACGTAGAGCACGCCGTTGGTCTCGTCCCACATCTTGTCCAGCCAGGCCATGGCGTGGTCGATCTCCGCGGCGCGGGCCGGGTCGGCGCTGCCGGAGCGCTGCGCGACCTGGAGCGCGCCGGCCGCGTACGCCGTGGTGTGGGTGAACTTCAGGTAGTCGCCCGCGTCGAACCAGCCGCCGGCGACGTCGACCTTGGGCGCACCGCTGATCGGCGTCAGGTTGCCGGCGATCGCGTCGCTGCCCTCCTCGAACGTGGGCACGTGGTAGACGGTCGCGGACGAGTCGGCCAGGTGCGACGGGCGCCGGTCGAGCGCGCCCGGGATCACGTTCTGGCCGTCGCGCTGGGTCTGGAAGAACGTGCTCATCGCGCGCGAGACCGGCGCGTACAGGTCCGCCCGGCCGGCGATCTCGAACTCCGGCGAGGTGGTGACGCCGGAGATCTGGATCGTGTACCGGCCCGGGGTGGTCACGGCCGAGAAGTCGATCTCCGACACGCCGGTGTACGCGCTGTTCCAGCCGCCGCGGCTGGCGCCCGCCGTGCCGGTGCGCACGGTGGTGCCGTTGGCGTCGACGACCCGGAACGTGGCGCCGGCCTGCGCGGCCGTGCCCATCAGGTACGCGATCTTGGGCTGGCCGGTCTGGTAGCCGACCTGGTTGAGGCGGATGTAGGAGGTCACGGCCGCGGCGGCGGGTGACGGGGTGACGGTCAGGCCCCCGGCCGCGAGCAGCAGCGCGGCGGCGAGGGCGGTGGCGGTTCGTACCGGAGGTCTCATGGGTGTCCCCATTGCTCGGTGGACGCGGAAACGCTCACCTGAAGCTAGGAAGAGGGGACTTACCGGCGGCTTACCGATGCCTTTCCGGCTCGCACGGGCGCGGTGTCGCAGACCGGGACGCCCGCGCGCCGCACCACCGACCACTCCGGACAGCCGCGGGAGACTCCGGGATCACCGTCCGCCGGCTCGTGTCCGATCGGGCTCCACCATACCGGAGGACTCCGGAATTCCGGAGTCCTCCGGCGCCCCGGAACGCCGGAATTCCGGAGGAGATCACTGGTGGCCGATCACGGCCGGGCCGATGAAACGTTCGACATCGCCCTATAGACCGGCAATCCGGGCCTTGAGCCTCACCGGCGCCGCCCCGCCGCCGTTCACGTGCGTGAACGGCGGCGGCTTCATGGCGGCGAAACAGGCCCGAAACCTTGACAAGCACATCGAGCCATTCATAGCCTTCACAAAATTTTATCGTTTCACTGTGGCTGGAGACCCCGAGATGAGTCCTGGCACGACGAACCGGATCGCCGCGGCCTGCGCCGCCGCCGTCCTCCTATCGATAATTCCGGCATCCGCGTCCGTCGCCGCGCCCGGGCGCGGCGGCCCCCGGCTCGAACAGCTCGACCGCGGCCTGGTCGCCGCGTCCACGGCCGACGGGGTGTTCCTGAGCTGGCGCCTGCTCAAGAGCGAGGCGACCGGCCACTCCGCCACCGGGCTGACCGGCGTGAACTTCCACGTCTACCGGGACGGCCGGCGGATCGCCACGGTCACCGACAGCACCAACTTCCTGGACCCGGCCGGCACCGGCGCCTCGCGATACCGGGTCGCGGCCGTGTCCGGCGGGCGGGAGCGGGACCGCAGCGCGACCGTGACCGCGTGGTCCGCCGGCAGCTACGACCTGCCGCTGCGCAAGCCGGCCGACGGCGTGACACCGGCCGGCGAGGCGTACACGTACTCGGCGAACGACCTGAGCGTCGGCGACGTGGACGGCGACGGGCAGTACGAGTACGTGGTCAAGTGGGACCCGTCGAACTCCAAGGACGTCTCCCAGGTCGGGTACACCGGGAACGTCTACGTCGACACGTACGAACTGGACGGCACGCTGCTGCACCGCATCGACCTGGGCGTCAACGTGCGGGCCGGCGCGCACTACACGCAGTTCCCGGTCTACGACTTCGACGGCGACGGCCGGGCGGAGATGATGATCAAAACCGCGCCGGGTACGAAGATCACCCGCTACGCGCGGGACGGGCGCGTGCTGTCCGAGCGCCACATCACGATGCCGCGCGCGGACGTGCGGGCCGGATACCGCCACACCGACGACTACCGGCTCAGCGCCGCCGGCTACTACCAGCATCTGGTGGACATGTTCCTCGGCTGGCACGCGCACCCGGAGGTGGTCGCCGGGCGCTGGCCGGCCACGCTGGAGGCGGCGTTCGGCATCGCGCCGCGGTACGCGTACCCGCTGAGCCGCACGGACGCGGAGGCGCTGGCCGACCACTTCATCGACGTGTACGCACCGGCCCGCAGCACCCGCAACGCGTTGCGCGCGTTCCAGGGCTTCATCCTGGACGGCCCGGAGTACCTGACCGTGTTCGAGGGCGCGACCGGCCGCGAGCTGCAGACCGTTCCGTACAAGCCGGGCCGGCACGACGACGGCCTGATGTGGGGCGACTACGCCATGGCCCGGATCGAGCCGGGCAACCGCGTCGACCGGTTCCTGTCCGGCGTCGCCTACCTGGACGGCAAGCGCCCGTCCGCGGTCTTCGCACGCGGCTACTACACGCGCAGCACGCTGGTGGCGTACCGGTGGGACGGGCGGAGGCTGATCGAGGACTGGTACGTCGACAGCGGCTGGACGCCGATGACCAACCCGTTCAACGACTCCCCGCACGGCCGGAACGGCACCGACCCGGAGTTCGGCACGCTGACGACGCAGGGCTTCCACTCGCTGTCCGCCGCGGACGTGGACGGCGACGGCAAGCAGGAGATCGTGTACGGCGCCGCCACCATCGACGACGACGGCGACCTGCTCTACTCCTCGTTCGCCACGATGCCGCCGGGCAGCGCGGCGCCGGGGCAGAGCGCGCGGCTCGGTCACGGCGACGCCATGCACGTCACGGACATCGACCCGGACCGGCCCGGCCTGGAGATCTTCACGGTGCACGAGGGCGCCACGTCCGCGCCGTACGGCATGGCGATGCGCGACGCGCGGACCGGCGAGGTGCTGTTCGGCGTCTACTCCGGCCGCGACACCGGCCGCGGCATGGTCGGCGACGTGCTCCCGGAGTCGCGCGGCCTGGAGGTCTGGGCCAGCCTGCCCGGCGGCACCGACTCACTCGGCCTCTACACCGCCCGCGGCGTGGTCACACCCGGCCCGATCCCCGGCACCAACCAGAGCATCCGCTGGTCCGCCGACCTGACCACGCAGATCCTCAACGGCTCCGGCGACGCCGTCCCCACCGTCGACGACTGGAAGCGCGGCACGCTGCTCACCGCGGACGGCACCCGCGCCAACAACGGCACCAAGGGCAACGCCGGCCTGATCGCCGACGTCTTCGGCGACTGGCGCGAGGAACTGCTGCTCCGCACGGCCGACAGCTCCGCGATCCGCGTCCACCTGAGCACGGAGATCACCGCGCACAAGCTCTACACGCTGATGCACGACCCGCAGTACCGCGTCGAGGTGGCCCGCCAGCAGACCACCTACAACCAGCCGTCCCACCCCAGCTTCTACCTCGCCTCCGACACCGTCTGGTCCCGCGTCCCCCTCCCCTGACCCTCCCCTCCCTCCCCTCCCCCCTCTCCCGCGCCGATCTAGGGTTTGTTCCAGCGGTGTGATCTCCGATCGCGCGAACAAGTCCTAGATCGACGTCGAGCGGCGGGCGGCGGGGGGCCGGGGCCGGGCGGCGGGGCGGCGGGGCGGCGGGGGCGGGGGCGGGGCGGCGGGGGGCCGGAGGGCGGGGGCGGCGGGCGTATCGTGGGTGGGTGCGAGCGGATGCGGTTCGTAATCGGGTCCATATCGTTGACGCGGCGCGTGCGCTGATGGCGGCGAAGGGGACCGGCGTGACGCTGCGCGCGGTCGCCCGGCACGCCGGCGTCGGGACGGCCACGCTCACCCGGCACTTCCCCACCCGCGAGGCGCTGGTCGAGGCGGCCGTCGCCCGCCAGATCGACGTGTGCACCGAGGCCACCGAGCGGGCCGCGGCCGATCCGGACCCCTGGCGCGGGCTGAACGGCATGGTGGAGCGGATGTTCGACCCGCGGTTGCGGGACGGCGACCTCCCGGTGGGGGACGCCATCACCGGGCCGGACGGCGCCCGCGCGAGGCACAACGTCTGCGAGCTGACCCGCCGCGCCCAGGAGGCCGGGCAACTGCGCGCCGACTTCCGGCCGGCCGACCTGCTGCTGCTCACGACGGCCGGCGACAACCTGGCCGCGACCTCGCCGCCGGCGGCGCGCCGGCTGGTGGCGTACCTGTTGCAGTCGTTCGCCGCGCGCACCGCGCCGCTGCCCGACGCGCCCCCGATCGCGGTGCCCGGCACCGTCTCCGGATGACAACCGGAACATCCGCGCACCGGCGTTCATCACTTCCCGGCGGAACCGGGGTGGACGGCCGCGCCGCGATTAGCGTTCCTCCCGGTTGACCGCACACCGAGGAGAGAACACATGATGGATCTGGTGGCCCGCGTCCGCGAGCTGCGCCCCGAGCTGTCCGCGAACGGCTTCCGCGCCGACGCCGAGGGCACCGACGTCGCGGACAACATGCGGCTGATCGCCGAGGCCGGGCTCCACCGGCTGACCGTGCCGGCCGAGTTCGGCGGGCTGTGGGACGGCGGGCCGTGGGGCGCGCTGCGCGCGACGGTCGAGAGCATCGTGGAGGTGTCCGCGGCGGACGGCTCCACCGGGCAGTGCTGGAGCGCCACCGTGCTGGTCGCACGCCAGTTGTTCATGTCCGACCTGCCGTGCGAGACCCGGCGCCAGCTGGCCGGCGAGCTGCTCCGGGACGGCCGGCGCCTGGTGTCCTCCGCGTCCGAGGCCGGTGGCACGGGGCCGGTGACCGCGGTACGGGCGCCCGGCGGCATCGTCATCAACGGCACCAAGACGTTCAACACCAACAGCGGTGGCGGCGGCCGGGACCTGCTGCACGTGCGGTTCCTGCTGGAGGGCGAGCCGCACCAGGCGCTGGTCCGGCTGGACGATCCGGGCCTGACCGCCGCGCACGACTGGGACAACATGGGCCAGCGCGGCACCGAGAGCCAGACCATCACCTACCGGGACGTGTTCGTGCCGGACGGGTGGCATCTCACGCCGCCGGCCATCGACCCGTACCTGCTGAGCGCCGTCATGCTGACCCACGCGGCGCTGCTGCAGGGCCTGGGCGAGGGCGCGCACGAGGCCGCGGTCGGCTACCTGCGGGCCGTCGGCCGGTCCAGCATGCCGAAGTTCGCCGGCGCGCTCGAGGACCCGCTGCTGCACCGGCAGCTCGGCGAGATGTCCAGCGAGCTGGCCGCCGCGCGGGCGCTGCTGCTCAGCGTGGCCGCCGAGATCGAGGCGGGCGGCGCGGACCCGGCCGAGGTGGGCGTGCGCGGCTTCCGGTCGAAGGTGGCCAGCACCGCGGCGGGGCTGCGGGTGAGCTCGCGGATTCACGACCTGACCGGCGGGCGCGGCACCGCCAACCGCTACCGGTTCGACCGGTACTGGCGCAACGCCCGCGCGTTCGCCTCGCACGATTCGCTGGACGCGAAGATGGCGTTCATCGGTGCGTACGAGGTGTCCGGATCGCTGCCGGACCTCGCCGACTACCTGGCGGTCTAGGTGGACCCGACCGCGCTGCGCGCCGCCTTCGCCCGCTTCCCGAGCGGCGTCACCGCACTGTCCGCGCTGGTCGACGGCGCACCGGAGGGGATGGCGGTGAGCTCGTTCGTCCCGGTCTCGCTGGATCCGCCGCTGCTCGCGGTCTCGATCCGGCGGGACTCCCGCACCTGGCCGCTGCTGCGCCGCTCGCGCGGGATCGGCGTGAGCGTGCTG
It encodes:
- a CDS encoding AfsR/SARP family transcriptional regulator → MSEALEFGVLGPLRVWPPGADATLTAPRLRGLLTLLLVEPDPVPVAQAGPACGGPATPGPVHVAVHRLRRWLSAHGGLRLDLTPAGYRLDVPAEAVDAGRFRRLVADGRARRDTDTLIAALELCRGPVAADAPQSLRQRYAVRALDRMRREVTIEVATACLAGGTPYRALPLVERMAEAAPLDEPAASLRALTLAACGLQAEALDVIDRTTRLLADELGVDPGRHLAEARLRVLRQDHSQLPLISHMA
- a CDS encoding acyl-CoA dehydrogenase family protein, which codes for MMDLVARVRELRPELSANGFRADAEGTDVADNMRLIAEAGLHRLTVPAEFGGLWDGGPWGALRATVESIVEVSAADGSTGQCWSATVLVARQLFMSDLPCETRRQLAGELLRDGRRLVSSASEAGGTGPVTAVRAPGGIVINGTKTFNTNSGGGGRDLLHVRFLLEGEPHQALVRLDDPGLTAAHDWDNMGQRGTESQTITYRDVFVPDGWHLTPPAIDPYLLSAVMLTHAALLQGLGEGAHEAAVGYLRAVGRSSMPKFAGALEDPLLHRQLGEMSSELAAARALLLSVAAEIEAGGADPAEVGVRGFRSKVASTAAGLRVSSRIHDLTGGRGTANRYRFDRYWRNARAFASHDSLDAKMAFIGAYEVSGSLPDLADYLAV
- a CDS encoding rhamnogalacturonan lyase, which translates into the protein MAGDPEMSPGTTNRIAAACAAAVLLSIIPASASVAAPGRGGPRLEQLDRGLVAASTADGVFLSWRLLKSEATGHSATGLTGVNFHVYRDGRRIATVTDSTNFLDPAGTGASRYRVAAVSGGRERDRSATVTAWSAGSYDLPLRKPADGVTPAGEAYTYSANDLSVGDVDGDGQYEYVVKWDPSNSKDVSQVGYTGNVYVDTYELDGTLLHRIDLGVNVRAGAHYTQFPVYDFDGDGRAEMMIKTAPGTKITRYARDGRVLSERHITMPRADVRAGYRHTDDYRLSAAGYYQHLVDMFLGWHAHPEVVAGRWPATLEAAFGIAPRYAYPLSRTDAEALADHFIDVYAPARSTRNALRAFQGFILDGPEYLTVFEGATGRELQTVPYKPGRHDDGLMWGDYAMARIEPGNRVDRFLSGVAYLDGKRPSAVFARGYYTRSTLVAYRWDGRRLIEDWYVDSGWTPMTNPFNDSPHGRNGTDPEFGTLTTQGFHSLSAADVDGDGKQEIVYGAATIDDDGDLLYSSFATMPPGSAAPGQSARLGHGDAMHVTDIDPDRPGLEIFTVHEGATSAPYGMAMRDARTGEVLFGVYSGRDTGRGMVGDVLPESRGLEVWASLPGGTDSLGLYTARGVVTPGPIPGTNQSIRWSADLTTQILNGSGDAVPTVDDWKRGTLLTADGTRANNGTKGNAGLIADVFGDWREELLLRTADSSAIRVHLSTEITAHKLYTLMHDPQYRVEVARQQTTYNQPSHPSFYLASDTVWSRVPLP
- a CDS encoding glycoside hydrolase family 9 protein; amino-acid sequence: MRPPVRTATALAAALLLAAGGLTVTPSPAAAAVTSYIRLNQVGYQTGQPKIAYLMGTAAQAGATFRVVDANGTTVRTGTAGASRGGWNSAYTGVSEIDFSAVTTPGRYTIQISGVTTSPEFEIAGRADLYAPVSRAMSTFFQTQRDGQNVIPGALDRRPSHLADSSATVYHVPTFEEGSDAIAGNLTPISGAPKVDVAGGWFDAGDYLKFTHTTAYAAGALQVAQRSGSADPARAAEIDHAMAWLDKMWDETNGVLYVQVGLGGGNDTFDGDHDVWRLPEADDAIRAEPGKDGYYLRYRPVLRANAPGARISPNLAGRVSAAFALSAQLHATSDPGRAAQDLAKAALLYQKAQTTNVPAQLVTAYPYTFYPEKAWKDDMAYGATELARAARALGDGRAVTWLAEAALWADQYMDDGGGTLNLYDVGGIALPDLAEEIAETESTGLAVTPEQLLDHQAARLDEAVARAQADRFRAGAAYTNYDSTSYTLGLIAQATRYDEVSGTSTYAAFAQSQANWALGGNPWGVSLIVGVGDTFPRCPHHQVANLKGSHTGSGAILTGAAVNGPNGEDTFDLDELGDCPADGADAYAAFTGNGARFLDATEAWMSNEPAIDFTATGLLAFALLGKGGTGPEPVPVKRDTIGVFRPSASTVFVRDSLTTGTATAQATVPSGAVGFVGDWDGDGVDGIGYWVPSSRMVHLRNAFSGGGAYDHTFQASYASSSDVPLVGDWDGNGTDTFATWRPGDRNVRIRNDHGSGATQIGVTIGDTGDTILVGDWNGDGKDSLGYHRTSQRTFVLREKLESGAPEVSFVYGATGDKPVVGDWDGDGDDTVGVFRTENSWFLRNTNASGNADVAGFTFGQSADRPLAGDFVRDAPPGTGTPAQIAAANGFYTDPDSNPMRWVADNPADARMPAIRDTLATKPGARWFGDWSGDIRTAVDAYVDGATAAGQVPILVAYNIPKRDCDGQSAGGAASAAAYRQWISEFGAGVAGRPAVVVIEPDAVTQLDCLTAAQVTERFGLVSHAVGAFGGQAWTYVDAGNAGWVAADVMADRLAQAGIARAHGFAVNTSNFWTTAESTAYANAINADLATAKPYVIDTSRNGNGHKDDWCNPAGVKLGVTSRLNTSGAEMLLWLKVPGDSDGATCGRIRDLPAGTFSPDYAMWLINGN
- a CDS encoding TetR/AcrR family transcriptional regulator, with the protein product MRADAVRNRVHIVDAARALMAAKGTGVTLRAVARHAGVGTATLTRHFPTREALVEAAVARQIDVCTEATERAAADPDPWRGLNGMVERMFDPRLRDGDLPVGDAITGPDGARARHNVCELTRRAQEAGQLRADFRPADLLLLTTAGDNLAATSPPAARRLVAYLLQSFAARTAPLPDAPPIAVPGTVSG
- a CDS encoding PP2C family protein-serine/threonine phosphatase — encoded protein: MDDVFESAGTLREAYAAVDWAATPLGPVSSWSPTLTSTVRMALRTRFAVTLLWGPEYVLVYNEAYARVIGDKHPAALGAPARDIFPEIWDTVGPMLDQAATGRQATWVSDLRLLMDRYGYPEETFFTFSYSAVAGPDGAVEGVIDIASETTAQVIGNRRLALLYRLNERLADVDDRPALLDRALPVLRSVPDDLTDVTLTLAPDDPEPQAGAGPDGAVARIELGDGAGLFTARLSPYLPVDENYHGFLRLIGGTLTQALDRIQARETERLLASVERAMSEALQDSLLTRAAQPEHLRVAVRYHSSIAQAHIGGDWYDAFVVRDGLITLAVGDVTGHDRSAAAVMAQVRNLLRGIAYTVEWPPSRILSTLNDAMLGLGVDRFATVVLAQVQDRPGRRTFRWANAGHPPPVLLHPDGAAELLRRSPEILLGTPYAPVRVDHEVTLEPGAAVVLYTDGLIERRGAGFDESLRDLTDTLAGRGGLDAEQLCDLLLDRYGRSAEDDIALTVVR